GAAGGTCGCGCTGGTCACCGGGGCGTCATCCGGAATCGGCGAAGCCACCGCCCGCCGCCTGGCCGGGCTCGGCCTCACCGTTTACGGCTCGGCCCGCCGGCTGGAGCGGATGTCGCCGCTTGAGGTCGCCGGGGTGCGCCTGCTGGAAATGGACGTCACCGACGACGCATCCATGACGGCGGGCGTTGACCGCATCCTCGCCGACACCGGACGCCTCGACATCCTCGTGAATAATGCCGGCTACGGCTCGTACGGCGCGCTGGAGGACGTGCCGCTCAGCGAGGGCCGGGCCCAGTTCGAGGTGAACGTGTTCGGGATGGCGCGGCTGACCCAACTCGTGCTGCCCACCATGCGCGCGCAGGGCGCGGGCAAGATCATCAACATCTCGTCGATGGGTGCCAAGATTTACGAACCGCTCGGCGCCTGGTACCACGCCACCAAGTTCGCGGTGGAGGGCCTCAGCGATTCGCTGCGGCTCGAGCTGAAGCCGTTCGGCATCACGGTCGTGATCATCGAGCCGGGCGCGATCCTCACCGAGTGGAGCACCATCGCCCGCGAGAGCCTGCTGCAGGTGTCGGGCGGCACCGCATACGGTCGGCTGGCGCGCAGCGTCGCCGACGAGATGGCGGCCGCCGACCATCCGCAGCGCGGCTCCGACCCGTCGGTGGTCGCGGACGCGATCGCCGCGGCGGTGAAGTCGCGGCATCCGAAGACGCGGTACGCCATCGGCGCGCACGCGAAGTCCGCGGTGATCGGGCGACGGCTGCTGCCTGACCGCGCGATGGACGCCGTGCTGTGGCGGCGCTTCGGGCGCGGCATGTGAGGACGGGCCGGCGGCGCGGCGCTTGCCGCTCGGATACTTCGTTGCCGCCCACGGCGAGGAAAGGCGGCCGGAGTACGATGGCCCCATGGGCGCCACCAGTGCCACGACATCTGCAACCATCCACGGAAGCGAACTCGTTCGCCTCGTCGGCTCAGACACGGCGGTGCCACTGGTCACCGGCGAGATGCGACGCTATGTGAACCTCGACTATGCCGCATCGGCTCCCGCGCTCCAGACGGTTCACGATGCCGTGGAGCAACTGCTCGGCTGGTACTCGTCGGTCCACCGCGGCGCCGGTTTCAAGTCACGTGCCTCGACCGCCGCGTACGAGGGCGCCCGCGAGTCGATCCATCACTTCGTCAACGCACGCGACGATGACGCCGTCATCATCACACGCAACACGACCGATGCGATCAACCTCTTCGCCGGCACGCTCAAGGAGGGCACCCAGGTCGTCGCATTCGCCGGCGAGCATCACGCCAACCTGCTGCCCTGGAAGAGGTTCGGGGTGCGATACCTGTCGATACCCGAATCGCCTGCCGAGATGCTCGAGAACCTCGAGACCGCGCTACGGAGGCTTCCGCGGAGCGACGATCCACACATCGTCACGGTCACCGGGGCGAGCAACGTGACCGGCGAGATTTGGCCCATCCGTGAGGTCGCTCGCGTGGCGCACGAGAACGGTGCGCGCGTGTTGGTCGACGCCGCGCAGCTCGCGCCGCACGCACCGATCGACATGGCTCGCGACGCAATCGACTACCTCGCGCTTTCGGGTCACAAGCTATACGCGCCGTACGGAGCGGGTGCGCTCATCGGCGAGCGCGACTGGCTCTCGTCGGGCGATCCATTCCTGCGCGGTGGCGGCGCTGTGAAGCTCGTGACCGTCGACGAGACACTGTGGGCGGATCTCCCCGACCGCCAGGAGGCGGGATCCCCCAACGTCATCGGCGCCGTCGCGCTGGGAGTCGCATGCGACACGCTCGGCGCGGTCGGTATGAATCGCATCGCC
This Salinibacterium sp. ZJ450 DNA region includes the following protein-coding sequences:
- a CDS encoding oxidoreductase, which translates into the protein MRVPKVALVTGASSGIGEATARRLAGLGLTVYGSARRLERMSPLEVAGVRLLEMDVTDDASMTAGVDRILADTGRLDILVNNAGYGSYGALEDVPLSEGRAQFEVNVFGMARLTQLVLPTMRAQGAGKIINISSMGAKIYEPLGAWYHATKFAVEGLSDSLRLELKPFGITVVIIEPGAILTEWSTIARESLLQVSGGTAYGRLARSVADEMAAADHPQRGSDPSVVADAIAAAVKSRHPKTRYAIGAHAKSAVIGRRLLPDRAMDAVLWRRFGRGM
- a CDS encoding aminotransferase class V-fold PLP-dependent enzyme, whose product is MGATSATTSATIHGSELVRLVGSDTAVPLVTGEMRRYVNLDYAASAPALQTVHDAVEQLLGWYSSVHRGAGFKSRASTAAYEGARESIHHFVNARDDDAVIITRNTTDAINLFAGTLKEGTQVVAFAGEHHANLLPWKRFGVRYLSIPESPAEMLENLETALRRLPRSDDPHIVTVTGASNVTGEIWPIREVARVAHENGARVLVDAAQLAPHAPIDMARDAIDYLALSGHKLYAPYGAGALIGERDWLSSGDPFLRGGGAVKLVTVDETLWADLPDRQEAGSPNVIGAVALGVACDTLGAVGMNRIAAEERELLAYARKRLAGIDGFEHYRVWPAGHPRVALLTFSLRGVPYDLLAATLSAEYGIGIRHGCFCAHPLMARLLKVDDSEMHRLLDETRDGHHARLPGAARMSMGLGSTTADVDALGDALSAIAADGPRWTYAIDPETDMYEPDPDPRPLPALGMRLVDHPREHTHSHSHSESA